The following DNA comes from Maylandia zebra isolate NMK-2024a linkage group LG6, Mzebra_GT3a, whole genome shotgun sequence.
TTAGGCATGTAGAGTTAGCAGCATGTTGACACCTCTGTACTTCAGGGATTTATCTGCCTAAACATCTGTGCTGCCAGATGTGTTTGAAAACCCACCACGGTTCACACACTTGCACACTTTcgtaaacacaataaaacagcacAGCACGCCTTATCAAATGTTGTTATAGTAATAGCAGGACACTGCTGCGAGTGGGGAGATGCCTTTCAAATGAGAAACATGGGCTCAAACCAGCCTGCTGAAGTGTTCTTGAGCCGTGGCACCGAATCTGCTGATCCGCTGCAGTTGAGTTGCTCTTTTTTGTCACTTTATTGCGTTAGGAAGCAAGTGTAAGGACAACGTTTGAAGGATTGAATCCAATTTCataaccaaatattttttttcttcaaaacttTACTTTTATATCACAGTGCTTAATATCTTTGGGACACAGTTTATCCACAATGGAGCAGGGTGTGTCTGTAAGGTGCATCTAAGCTTCTGTTTTGATCAAAATTTGTAAGGTAAAGTCCAGTTTATAGAACAGCACAAAGTGAAGACATGCAGGAGTGTATCGAAGGCAACTAAATTAGAGATAAAGTATAAATACAGCCCAAACAGGACACCTACCTTCTTGACTCAAAATTCAAAAtctaaagcaaaaagaaaagaaaatataagtTGTCAAACTGCCCTCACCTAGGCCATGCCTGTGTGTGGACATGGGGGGCATGACGCTCCAGGTTTTGCTGTGTGGGTTGTAACACTCCACAGTGTTGAGTGTCTTGAGTCCGTCTCGCCCTCCAACTACGTAGAGACGCCCGTCGAGGACTGCTACACCAAACTGTAGTCTCCGTCCACTCATGGTGGCAACTTGCCTCCAGGCGTCTCGACGTAAACAATACTGCTCAATAGTCGTGgcacctgaaaaaaaaaaaaaaaaaagaaagaaagaagaagaagtacgTGCTATTAATTCTGAAACTCTCTAAACTGTACTTTTTCACACTTTGTCCTtttatgcattaaaaaaacaattcaaaCTTGCACCTTCTTGATAACGCCTTCTCACAGTTGTAGGATAGTGTTAAACCTGTTGACACTGATgctaaatatttcatttaaagGTAGAACTAAAGGAGCTGCTCATTAATGTGGAATCTGTTAAGCTATTAAGGTGAACCTATTATGCTTGTCCTTACTTCCTGTAGAACCGACTCGGTTCCTCACACTACACATGCGGTCAGCAAATGTACAAGTAATTCCTTTAAGCAAAAAAACCCTTCAGATTACCCTAAACAGCCTGTTTAGTGAAGGAATACCCTTAATATGGTAATGTCAGCTGTGGCTGTGAGCAGAGATGCCCCATCTATTGAAATCTTCTGTTTGTAATGGGCATCAATCAGAACAAAGCTTTTCTAAATGGAAGTTACCGACTCTCAGTTTGTAGCAtttgtcacagtttaactgtaaGCTCAGTCCTCCTCTACCACAGCATCACCTGTGTCTGGATGTGAGATGCTGTTGTACCTTTCGTAGCATCCATGCCACCCACAGCGAACATGGCCCCTACGGTGGCCTTGCGAGGCCGAGTGCGGGGGCTCTGAAGCAGGGGCCGACGCTGGGGTAAAAGGTGATACTTCATCCCCTCCATCAGGAGGCGTTGGCACTCTACACTCTCCCGGAGGAGAGGGTTGCTCTCAAGGTCCGCTAGGAACTACAGACAcatgcaaaaaagaaatgagaaaaaaaagcaaaggcaTCAACACGCAGAATCATGTGACAGCTGCAGCTGGAATATATGGAGGGCACACGCATGTGCTACATCAGTATGGGTGTAGGGACATGTTGGCTGCGATGTTATCGCTGATTGAAGAGGTTCAAGAGCCGAAAGAAGGCTGCTCTCTCTCATTGAGAGATTAGATGAGATCAGACCAACAACCATTAATGCGCTCTCGCACAcgagaccacacacacactgatcatCTGACACACTAGAGAACTAATCTGCCCTCAACATCTCATCAGCTCTCCACACCCTATAACCTCAtctacaatcacacacacacgtgcgcaaagacagacacacaaataccCAGGGGCTGCAGCAATCCACAGCCTGTCCCTGAAAACACATCCTGAGGAAACTGCTGCCTGTGAGAGGCATGGTAGTGAGAATCAAGTTTTCCCTCAAGCATGGGGGGGAAATACATGATTTACATTTAGAtaggtttgtgtttgtgtgtttgtgtgaatttcGAAGTCATTTTAGGTTAGACTTTGAGAATGCCTGCATCTCTGTTTTTGTCCCGCATGTTCAGACAGTCACTTAGATTCAATCACAGAGAGCAGGTATAATGGAAGAACTAgaagataaataaaaaagaagaggaaagcgATTATTATTTTTACCCTCTCATTATGAATTATGTTCTCCTCCATAATTCCCACCAACACAAATAACATTCAGCTCAAATAATTCAACTTGGTCACTGAATATAAAATCAATTTCCCCCCCGCCAGACGTGGAGAGCGTAAAGCAGGCATGGTAAATGGATAAGCAGCTTACACACCAGGGTGAACCCACACTTCTACTGCGTACAATCACTGAGGGACAAATTACGGCGAACCCTATTTGCGCATTCattcatgtgcatgtgtgttaaaAAAACGGACAGATCGAAAAAAAATAGTGTTTGTCCTCTCCGGTGGTATTTATACATCTCTCTGTGAAGGACTGAATGTGGAGGATGAGATAAGACAGCTTGCTGCAGGCGTCCCACCTTGTCCTCTCCGTCCTCTCTTTACCTCACAGTGGGCAGAGAGAAACTTGTGTTATCTTCTCTGTTTCAGCTCACgcttgagagagagagaggggcagCATGGGCTCTGTcttcttctaaaaaaaaaaaaaaggcacactcTCATACACACATCTTCCAGCTACACACATTTTTTATTCCTTATGCGTGTCCCTGTTGCTGGATGTGCTCTTGCTCTAGCTGTCCTCTCCATCTTGACTTTTTGTGAACACCATACCACTGCACAAATTCCCACAAAACACAACTTACAAACAATACTGCTATGCAAATAATTTAATATACAATTTTAATCATTTCAGATTTAATGTTGTCCTTTGAGGCAGTTCACTGGTTTTAGGCCTGACTGTAATATCTCAGGAACTACTGGGCGTACAGCCATGACATTTTTTCCACATACAGTCATGGTAGCCACAGTCTCTTTCATTTTAGCGCCATCATTTTAGCTGTATATTTACTTTTTCCAATACTTGTACCATATCTTGTATTTAGCActaaaaaatacaagaaatgaACTCATtcagtgctaaaaaaaaaaaaatgctggcaTCCTCACGTATTAAAGTGAAAATCTAAGTGGTAAGTAAACATTATACCTGTGAAATAAACTAGCATATTAGCACTGTCGTATTAGATTtacaacatttgtttttttagcatTGTGTTGTTGGAAGGCGggcttttaaatatataatacaTCTCGATTCAGGTTTGCAGTAATCCATATTCTTATAAACATATTAAGAGCCAAGGCACACCATAATAAATATAATAGCATCTTTTCACTAGTGCTCTGACCTTGTAGTgttgttaaaaattaaaaaacaaaacaaggggaAGTGTTTTACTGAATTTCcatgacagaaaaataaaatctcatTTTAATTCTTCTCCCTGGTCTACACTGCCAATTTTGCTTCCTGAGATATCACATAGAGaaacttacatttatatttttttctccagaTTACAAGCAGCAAGCTGTGCCTGTCTTGGGAGAAGACTttgcactatttttggtaggcTGCATTGGTTTTTGCCATTACTTTACTATTACTGAAATAAACTGGCTGTGGCTGTGTTCATTAATTTACTCAACTGTTGTCAGATTATCTGAAGAGCTTTGCAGTCTAATTTTTTCTATAATCGTGGCTTCACAGTAAGGTGCTGGGGTCGTTATGGCTCAGGAtatagagcaggtcatctaccaaTCAGAAGGCTAGTAGTTCAATCACAGTCAGACACTggacaagatactgaaccctgagtCACTCCTGACACATTCGTCAGGGTGTGAATGTTAGAGAGAAgaattacagaaagaaaatgatgCTTTGCTGGCAGCACTGTACAAACTAATAAGAATTAAAACCCAACAAAGAAGTCAAATAGGCTCGCAAACGGTCATATCCAGAGCAAACTAATCTTGGTTCACTAATCTGACCCAAAAAATAGGACTAACAGTTCTTATAAAAACGTGCCTGGAATATGTTAATTTATCACCATGAGGATAATTTGGGTGAAGGCCTATTAAGTGATCATCATGTGCAAGTTTTATTAAATTCTGACAAATAGTGTAGAAGGATTACCAATTCTTGTGAACTGTGTCCAAGTGGCTGCACATCATCATTTAGCAAGACGCTTACTTCTGCTTTTCTGCATACCTCATACATACAGGTTAAGTTCATTGAAAGGTCATATAGTATGGCTGGAAACaaacgcatacacacacacacacacacacacacacacacacacacacacgcacacacacacacacacacacacacacacacacacacacacacttcatatTCCTGCTTAAGAATGTCACGTGTATTTGTAATTGCATATTCTTgtatgtgacaataaaaagggcTGTAGCAAAGGAATCAGTTGAAGTGAGCTGAGTTCAGGTGAAGGAATCTTTTCCTCAACTTTGGCTGACACAGAGAGCACAttcttgtcttgttttgtcGTGCAGTTGAGTGTCTTGTGTTCCAGCGGGGTTTGTGCCTAGATAAACCCAACAGATGAAGACACCCACGTAGGCTTCAGCTGCCAACATGCTCCATCAGACCTGCTTGTCGGTTGTCATCCTGCCTAAAAGCGCTAAATTTCCACTGGTCACAGATATTGTACAAGCTGTCATACAGCTGTTTGGTGTGTACCGTCAGGCTGATGCACTTCTGAGGAGATTAGATGAAGAATATatatgtgaatgtgtatgagtgGGAACAGGGATCGggaattaaaacatttcatcTGGTGAATTGACATCCTCTTGATGAATAATAACATGGTGGCCTAGATAGAGAGCTAACTAATTGGCTGATGAATATTGATCGGTTGTCTGTGTGAGGTTTATGTTTCACTCTATTGGCATTTCACAGCTCGTGAGGATCCTGAATGCTGGCTTATTTGTCATTTTGTCATGGTGGCGGTGGGGGAGGAGCTGTCACACGTGATACACTGTTAAAGGTAAAAATCAACCCTTGGCTCTGTGCCTCTTTTGCTTTCAGTCTCTCTGCTCTGTTGCCACTCTGCTGCTTTACCCCTCtgccatccatcttcttccctGGTTACATGTTACAGCTACTTGTGATTTCAGCTGACCGGGGCGAAGCCATATATCTGAGCTGTTCATGCTATAAAGTgccaaagaacaaaaacagggCGATGTATAGATGCTGACAGAGATAATGGAAAGACCTGAGGGGGGACAGAGGGAAATTGTTGATAAGGGAGATGAAGAGAACAGATAATTTAGCTGCAGTTACGAGAGATATCACAGTTAATtaaggttttaaaaagtgtgtgtCTGATTATGCCTGTAGCCCTGGGCAGTAAGTGAAGTTCTGCTTAGCATAAAAACTTCTGAGCATTACAGTATAAGTCAGATACCTGCCACACATACTAGACAGCACATAGAGCTATGACACACCTGACAGAGTAATGGTTATGGTCCCCAGCTGTCTGAAGAGGAcagtgagacagagagacaggttATAACCAAGAGGCccgagaggagagaaaaaaaggacgAGTTAAATTTGGCCAGCACACCGTCAGGGGGGAGACAGATGCACACTCCAACCGTGTACTTTGCTGTTACACATATGAGGACATAAGCATCTTTGACATCTcccaaaataaaatcaataaaatattCATGCAGTTCTAGCTTTGAAAAGCAAAGACTAATGCAGCACGCTGAGTGAAATGGTCAACAACACAATATAAACACAATGTGCTCTTTGTTAGCTAACAGcgattaatatatttttattcgAAGAAACCCATGAAGCGCCGCACATCGAGACATGTCGTGTTCACGGCTAAATCTGGTTGACCAGTTGTTAGCCTTTAAACAGACACGTCTAATTGTCTGTGTATGTCTAAATTTGATTCGaaagcaaaatgtatttttttaactaTAAAATTCATGTTTACCCATTGAgcaattttcttttgtttggagATCTAAAAGGTCTAAATTTTGTTAGGAAACGCTTGTGATCAAACAGTAACACATCTAATCAAAGTACACAGAGCAGCATTATCCGATGTTTACGCCTTTGATAAGCTTATGCAATGTTAAGTTTATTCCCTTTCAGAGCTGCCGGGTCTACTTATTAATGCAACTCTGATAATTAATTGAATTTTCACCAGGATCTCTGTATTGTGCATCTGTTTGTTAAATCTTACCATTTTAATTTTCTTGGTAACCAGTGACATTTACCTCTTTGACGCTCTCACCTGTGGTTGCAGCAGCGGGAGTCTGATATGAGCCAGCAGCTGGGGTAGGTGGCGTTGTCGAGTGGAAGCGTCATGACGGACCCAGGTTAGTAAAGACGTAACCACGGTTTCCTCATCCGGCACGTTAATCTCATCAGATGTGAGGAGCCTTTCCATCTCCTCCACTGGTAGTAGGAGGAACTCCTGGCCTCCAACCACCTCCAGAAAGTGCTCCTGGGGGTGCAAAGAAGGTTAGAGTAAAACTGAAGGATGGATGAGATGGACTggaagagaaagacagaagtggggggagggggttAGAATAGATGAATAAtgcattgcaaaaaaaaagaaaaagaagaagaacagcagAGAGGATttgagaggagagagaaaagggaTTAAGGGTTTGAAGAATACAAGtggagggaggaaaaaagaggAGGAAATTACAGCTTGAGAAAGGTCAGATAAAAATTGAGAGGAAAAGCTGCAAAAGGGGATCTGGATGAGAAAATATGAGATCTATTGAGTCACAAGACGGGAAGAGATGATGTGACAAAAATTAATGAGTGTAATCGGTTAATCTGACAGTTATTTGCTAAATGAACTGATTAATTGCTTAGTCTATTTGCAGCTCCTTAAATTGCAGATTTCCCTGCGTGTTTTTGTCAAACAGTCCAACAAGCTACAGCTGATCACAATCTTGTGAAAGCTTATTTCtcattagatttaaaaaaacaaaacaaaaaactctcaACATATTTCTACCATctgtaaaattaaaagaaaaaacagagaaaaaaatgtgaccTGAATAAAAAGGTAGGAATCTAAAGCAGTGTCGAAGTCATTCTTGTTTAGCTCTTACACAAagactgcaataatcctgtaaGCTTTGTGAGTCTGAACGTGTGTTTGAGAGTGAATTACAGACACTGACAGTCACACCCAAAGAAAGCCACCTTTATGACATAATTACCCGAGATTAAACCTTAACAATAATCCACTTACAGAGAactggagagaaaaagagaggaacagtactacagacagagacagacacgcAGAGTGACGCTGGATGAAAAATGaggcatgtaaaaaaaaaaacaccacacaaaaaaacaagagaacaagaaaaagaataatCAAGTCGATGAAGGAGCTATTTCACCGTCACCATAGCAACTctgtgcagaaaaacagccaTTGTGGCAATAATGATTGTGGTGCTGTGTGAATGAGGAGCCAATTTGTTACCAAGAATAAGATGAAGGCTGGGGGTGACTGGAGTCTTACTGAATAAAGCTGTACTGAGGTTAAAGGTGAAAGAATCCTCTTAATTGTTTTTACATGTCACTGTTAAAGACTTGCAATCTACCTAGATCTGCAACATCATTTCCAGCACTGCGTTTCCCAAAGCAgtcttttcattcattttcgtGTGGTGATTCTACAAGCAGGGGAGGTATACAAAGATGTGAACTGGCTTTGTACCCACCATGGTGTAGGCGTGAGCAGCCCGATGCAGGTCATGGCAGCCCTGAGCATCAGCATAGGAGCGGATGCCGAGACAGTTGGATGGGTGGAGCTGCTTCATGAGGAAGGAACAGCAAGCCTGAACTACAGATGACAACTGCAGCAGGCAGGAGGCTGACAACAGAGACTCAATGGTGTCTTCCCTCAACTCAAGACGGCCTGGATGACATGAAGGGAAGAGCAGAGGAGCAAGATGGTGAAGAAAGAGAATTTAAAACGTCATAAAAACATGGAAATAATGAGACTTAATGTTATTTAAGAGATCTGCAGTACTGCAACAAGATCACGTGtgttcatctttttaaaaagagaataaTCATTAAATATTTAGTTAACATAGAAAATGTAAAGGCAGCTAGAAAAGACTTCCTGGAGATCTTAGCCATTAATAGATGTTGAGCTCACAGTAATGTTGGTGCTTGTTTGCATAATTTAGATCTTGCAGAGTACTGTACCACACAGCCAAGCACTATTTActacagagaagaaaaaaaacaataattcctTCTTAAAGATCATCCTgtttttctaaaaagaaaaagggaagttGACCACTATATACCTGTGTATGCATATTGCACCAGGACCCACAATGCATCAGGGTCTACACCCTCCATCTTCACCTCGTCCTGCTTGGCTTCCCGCACATCACTGGTGAACATTGCAGCAAAGTAGTCAGACACAGATGAGAGGACAAGCCTGTGAGGAGAGAGTGTCAGGGATCAGCCACAGAAGACGGATGGCTGTAATGGAGCAACAGAAAAAGTTCACTTTGACCTCGCTGACAGGATTGGGTCAGAACACAGatcagaaaagagaaagaagaggcacAAGAAAACCATCTGAAGAATGAAACAGGAGGAGAAACCttaaggaataaaaataaataaagcttgtTGCATTGTCAAACAGCATATGCCTTTGGTTAAAAACAATCCCCTCAACTTTCTGAAACTTCCAATCTGATATTAACATACAGCCACAGTAAAAGCCTAAATGTCCCAATCGACtgatttgtctcttttaacCTCTTTACGTTAAGTGTTAAAGTGTACAGGAATAAGGAAATTGGTCAGACTTCAGCACCAGGTGAGATTTCTGCAGCAGTTAGGAATGTAAAGGTCTCATTATATAATCTCCTTTTAAAAATGAAGGTCGCTGAAAGACCTTTATATTagagatggaaaaaaatgaGTTAGAAACCAGTGTGTGCAGAAaatggtaaagaaaaaaaagtaattatttcATCAGTAGAGATTAAAAAAGACACCTAGTGTCCCCTGACCTTCAGTGTAAAAACATACTTTATCAAccatccatttaaaaaaaacaaatgatgcAGAGC
Coding sequences within:
- the klhl5 gene encoding kelch-like protein 5 isoform X2, encoding MTSNSSATLSSCVSMEQCACPEECMFTALSHADVTFRKMEGYLRTRQLCDVILVAGERRIPAHRLVLSSVSDYFAAMFTSDVREAKQDEVKMEGVDPDALWVLVQYAYTGRLELREDTIESLLSASCLLQLSSVVQACCSFLMKQLHPSNCLGIRSYADAQGCHDLHRAAHAYTMEHFLEVVGGQEFLLLPVEEMERLLTSDEINVPDEETVVTSLLTWVRHDASTRQRHLPQLLAHIRLPLLQPQFLADLESNPLLRESVECQRLLMEGMKYHLLPQRRPLLQSPRTRPRKATVGAMFAVGGMDATKGATTIEQYCLRRDAWRQVATMSGRRLQFGVAVLDGRLYVVGGRDGLKTLNTVECYNPHSKTWSVMPPMSTHRHGLGVAVLEGPMYAVGGHDGWSYLSTVERWDPQGRQWSFVASMVTPRSTVGVAVLNGKLYAVGGRDGSSCLRSVECFDPHTNRWSGCAPMAKRRGGVGVATWHGFLYAIGGHDAPASSLASRLSDCVERYDPQTDVWTAVAPMSISRDAVGVCLLGDRLYAVGGYDGQVYLNTVEAYDPQTNEWKQVAPLCLGRAGACVVAVRL
- the klhl5 gene encoding kelch-like protein 5 isoform X3, with the translated sequence MEQCACPEECMFTALSHADVTFRKMEGYLRTRQLCDVILVAGERRIPAHRLVLSSVSDYFAAMFTSDVREAKQDEVKMEGVDPDALWVLVQYAYTGRLELREDTIESLLSASCLLQLSSVVQACCSFLMKQLHPSNCLGIRSYADAQGCHDLHRAAHAYTMEHFLEVVGGQEFLLLPVEEMERLLTSDEINVPDEETVVTSLLTWVRHDASTRQRHLPQLLAHIRLPLLQPQFLADLESNPLLRESVECQRLLMEGMKYHLLPQRRPLLQSPRTRPRKATVGAMFAVGGMDATKGATTIEQYCLRRDAWRQVATMSGRRLQFGVAVLDGRLYVVGGRDGLKTLNTVECYNPHSKTWSVMPPMSTHRHGLGVAVLEGPMYAVGGHDGWSYLSTVERWDPQGRQWSFVASMVTPRSTVGVAVLNGKLYAVGGRDGSSCLRSVECFDPHTNRWSGCAPMAKRRGGVGVATWHGFLYAIGGHDAPASSLASRLSDCVERYDPQTDVWTAVAPMSISRDAVGVCLLGDRLYAVGGYDGQVYLNTVEAYDPQTNEWKQVAPLCLGRAGACVVAVRL